In a genomic window of Vigna angularis cultivar LongXiaoDou No.4 chromosome 6, ASM1680809v1, whole genome shotgun sequence:
- the LOC108342945 gene encoding protein MEI2-like 2 isoform X2, whose product MDKNYGDSSSAHAAAGSSETSLLNARKKVASSAWGIPRATDVFHDSSDISLFSSSLPVLPHEKFDDNLLTLEKVHKEDEGRDPFDDFEATAIGNMLPDDEEELLAGIMDDFDLSKLPSQLEDLDENDLFVNGGEFEMDCEPQESLNIGMSKISISDGVASNGIGHYAIPNGVGTVAGEHPYGEHPSRTLFVRNINSNVEDSELRTLFEQYGDIRTLYTACKHRGFVMISYYDIRAARTAMRALQNKPLRRRKLDIHFSIPKDNPSEKDINQGTLVVFNLDPSVSNDDLRQIFGAYGEVKEIRETPHKRHHKFIEFYDVRAAEAALKALNRSDIAGKRIKLEPSRPGGARRNLMQQLSQELEQDEARTFRHQVGSPVANSPPGSWAQFGSPVEHNPLGSFSKSPGLGHASPINTTNHLSGLAAILSPHAATSPKIAPIGKDPGRTANQLFANSGSTQGAAFQHSMSFPEQNASPRPISNFGESNSGASSIGTLSGPQFLWGSPTPYSEHSNTSWSSSSVGLPFTSGIQRQGFPYTSHRSPFLGSHSHHHVGSAPSGLPLDRHFSYFPESPEASLMSPVAFGNLNKSEGNFMMNMGGHASIGAGLPGNTAEISSPNFRMMSLPRPGSLFHGNSSYTGQGATNIDGLAGRGQSRRPENAGNQMDSKKLYQLDLDKILSGEDARTTLMIKNIPNKYTSKMLLAAIDESHRGTYDFLYLPIDFKNKCNVGYAFINMVSPSHIIPFYKAFNGKKWEKFNSEKVASLAYARIQGKAALVMHFQNSSLMNEDKRCRPILFHSEGQDTSDQEHFLSSNLNICIRQPDGSYSGDLLESPKGNLELEKD is encoded by the exons ATGGACAAAAATTATGGGGATTCTTCATCAGCTCATGCTGCCGCAG GTTCATCTGAGACTTCCTTGCTAAATGCTCGGAAAAAAGTTGCAAGCAGTGCATGGGGAATACCTCGAGCAACTGATGTGTTCCATGATTCAAGTGATATTAGCTTGTTTTCTAGTTCACTGCCTGTTCTTCCGCATGAAAAGT TTGATGATAACTTGCTAACATTAGAGAAAGTTCATAAAGAAGATGAGGGACGTGAtccttttgatgattttgaagcCACTGCAATAGGGAACATGCTTCctgatgatgaagaggagctTTTAGCTGGGATTATGGATGATTTTGACCTCAGTAAATTGCCCAGCCAACTGGAGGATTTAGATGAAAATGATCTATTTGTCAATGGAGGAGAATTTGAGATGGATTGTGAACCCCAAGAGAGCCTTAACATTGGCATGTCCAAGATAAGCATATCAGATGGAGTTGCTTCAAATGGTATAGGTCACTATGCTATCCCAAATGGTGTTGGAACTGTGGCTGGGGAGCATCCCTATGGAGAGCATCCATCAAGGACACTATTTGTTCGAAACATCAACAGTAATGTTGAGGACTCTGAATTACGAACACTATTTGAG CAATATGGGGATATCAGAACTTTGTACACAGCATGCAAACATAGAGGCTTTGTGATGATATCATACTACGACATTCGAGCTGCTCGCACTGCCATGCGTGCTTTACAAAACAAACCCTTGAGACGTAGAAAACTTGatattcatttttcaattccaaAG GATAACCCTTCAGAAAAAGATATAAATCAAGGAACCCTTGTAGTGTTCAATTTAGACCCATCAGTCTCAAATGATGACCTTCGGCAAATATTTGGGGCTTATGGTGAGGTCAAGGAG ATCAGGGAAACACCGCATAAGAGGCACcacaaatttattgaattttatgatGTTAGAGCAGCAGAGGCAGCTCTTAAAGCATTAAATCGAAGTGACATTGCTGGGAAACGCATAAAACTTGAACCCAGCCGCCCTGGTGGAGCACGTAGAAA CTTGATGCAACAACTGAGTCAAGAACTGGAACAAGATGAAGCTCGGACTTTTAGACATCAAGTGGGTTCACCCGTGGCCAATTCTCCTCCTG GTAGCTGGGCACAATTTGGAAGTCCAGTTGAACATAATCCATTAGGTTCTTTTAGCAAGTCCCCTGGTTTGGGTCATGCCAGTCCCATTAATACCACCAATCATTTGTCTGGATTGGCGGCAATTCTTTCCCCACATGCAGCAACCTCTCCCAAGATTGCGCCAATTGGCAAGGACCCTGGAAGAACTGCAAATCAGCTGTTTGCAAACTCCGGATCAACACAAGGAGCAGCTTTTCAGCATTCTATGTCCTTTCCTGAACAAAATGCAAGTCCTAGGCCTATATCTAATTTTGGTGAATCAAATTCAGGTGCATCAAGTATTGGAACATTGTCTGGTCCTCAATTTCTTTGGGGAAGTCCAACTCCTTACTCTGAGCATTCAAACACTTCATGGTCTTCATCTTCTGTGGGGCTTCCATTTACTTCTGGAATCCAAAGGCAGGGTTTTCCATATACTAGTCATCGAAGTCCTTTTCTTGGCTCCCATTCCCATCATCACGTTGGATCTGCTCCATCAGGCCTTCCACTTGATAGGCATTTTAGCTATTTTCCCGAGTCACCAGAAGCTTCTCTCATGAGCCCTGTTGCGTTTgggaatttaaataaaagtgaagGAAATTTTATGATGAACATGGGTGGTCATGCCTCCATAGGAGCTGGTCTACCAGGAAATACTGCTGAAATTAGTTCTCCTAATTTCAGAATGATGTCGCTGCCTAGGCCTGGTTCCCTGTTTCATGGGAATAGTTCGTATACTGGACAAGGAGCAACTAACATTGATGGATTAGCCGGACGTGGACAAAGTAGACGACCTGAAAATGCTGGGAACCAAATGGACAGTAAGAAATTGTACCAGCTTGATCTAGACAAAATTCTCAGTGGTGAAGATGCAAGAACTACTTTAATGATTAAAAACATTCCTAACAA GTATACCTCAAAGATGCTGCTTGCTGCAATTGATGAGAGTCACCGGGGTACTTATGACTTTCTGTACTTGCCAATTGACTTTAAG AATAAGTGTAATGTGGGTTATGCTTTTATCAACATGGTGTCTCCTTCACACATCATCCCCTTCTATAAG GCCTTCAATGGGAAAAAGTGGGAGAAGTTCAACAGTGAAAAGGTTGCTTCACTGGCATATGCACGGATACAAGGAAAAGCTGCACTTGTGATGCATTTCCAGAATTCAAGCTTAATGAATGAGGACAAACGATGCCGGCCAATTCTCTTTCATTCAGAGGGCCAGGATACTAGTGACCAG
- the LOC108342945 gene encoding protein MEI2-like 2 isoform X1, translating into MDKNYGDSSSAHAAAGSSETSLLNARKKVASSAWGIPRATDVFHDSSDISLFSSSLPVLPHEKLDLTDSENYGQPVDDNLLTLEKVHKEDEGRDPFDDFEATAIGNMLPDDEEELLAGIMDDFDLSKLPSQLEDLDENDLFVNGGEFEMDCEPQESLNIGMSKISISDGVASNGIGHYAIPNGVGTVAGEHPYGEHPSRTLFVRNINSNVEDSELRTLFEQYGDIRTLYTACKHRGFVMISYYDIRAARTAMRALQNKPLRRRKLDIHFSIPKDNPSEKDINQGTLVVFNLDPSVSNDDLRQIFGAYGEVKEIRETPHKRHHKFIEFYDVRAAEAALKALNRSDIAGKRIKLEPSRPGGARRNLMQQLSQELEQDEARTFRHQVGSPVANSPPGSWAQFGSPVEHNPLGSFSKSPGLGHASPINTTNHLSGLAAILSPHAATSPKIAPIGKDPGRTANQLFANSGSTQGAAFQHSMSFPEQNASPRPISNFGESNSGASSIGTLSGPQFLWGSPTPYSEHSNTSWSSSSVGLPFTSGIQRQGFPYTSHRSPFLGSHSHHHVGSAPSGLPLDRHFSYFPESPEASLMSPVAFGNLNKSEGNFMMNMGGHASIGAGLPGNTAEISSPNFRMMSLPRPGSLFHGNSSYTGQGATNIDGLAGRGQSRRPENAGNQMDSKKLYQLDLDKILSGEDARTTLMIKNIPNKYTSKMLLAAIDESHRGTYDFLYLPIDFKNKCNVGYAFINMVSPSHIIPFYKAFNGKKWEKFNSEKVASLAYARIQGKAALVMHFQNSSLMNEDKRCRPILFHSEGQDTSDQEHFLSSNLNICIRQPDGSYSGDLLESPKGNLELEKD; encoded by the exons ATGGACAAAAATTATGGGGATTCTTCATCAGCTCATGCTGCCGCAG GTTCATCTGAGACTTCCTTGCTAAATGCTCGGAAAAAAGTTGCAAGCAGTGCATGGGGAATACCTCGAGCAACTGATGTGTTCCATGATTCAAGTGATATTAGCTTGTTTTCTAGTTCACTGCCTGTTCTTCCGCATGAAAAGT TAGATTTGACTGATTCTGAAAATTATGGCCAACCAGTTGATGATAACTTGCTAACATTAGAGAAAGTTCATAAAGAAGATGAGGGACGTGAtccttttgatgattttgaagcCACTGCAATAGGGAACATGCTTCctgatgatgaagaggagctTTTAGCTGGGATTATGGATGATTTTGACCTCAGTAAATTGCCCAGCCAACTGGAGGATTTAGATGAAAATGATCTATTTGTCAATGGAGGAGAATTTGAGATGGATTGTGAACCCCAAGAGAGCCTTAACATTGGCATGTCCAAGATAAGCATATCAGATGGAGTTGCTTCAAATGGTATAGGTCACTATGCTATCCCAAATGGTGTTGGAACTGTGGCTGGGGAGCATCCCTATGGAGAGCATCCATCAAGGACACTATTTGTTCGAAACATCAACAGTAATGTTGAGGACTCTGAATTACGAACACTATTTGAG CAATATGGGGATATCAGAACTTTGTACACAGCATGCAAACATAGAGGCTTTGTGATGATATCATACTACGACATTCGAGCTGCTCGCACTGCCATGCGTGCTTTACAAAACAAACCCTTGAGACGTAGAAAACTTGatattcatttttcaattccaaAG GATAACCCTTCAGAAAAAGATATAAATCAAGGAACCCTTGTAGTGTTCAATTTAGACCCATCAGTCTCAAATGATGACCTTCGGCAAATATTTGGGGCTTATGGTGAGGTCAAGGAG ATCAGGGAAACACCGCATAAGAGGCACcacaaatttattgaattttatgatGTTAGAGCAGCAGAGGCAGCTCTTAAAGCATTAAATCGAAGTGACATTGCTGGGAAACGCATAAAACTTGAACCCAGCCGCCCTGGTGGAGCACGTAGAAA CTTGATGCAACAACTGAGTCAAGAACTGGAACAAGATGAAGCTCGGACTTTTAGACATCAAGTGGGTTCACCCGTGGCCAATTCTCCTCCTG GTAGCTGGGCACAATTTGGAAGTCCAGTTGAACATAATCCATTAGGTTCTTTTAGCAAGTCCCCTGGTTTGGGTCATGCCAGTCCCATTAATACCACCAATCATTTGTCTGGATTGGCGGCAATTCTTTCCCCACATGCAGCAACCTCTCCCAAGATTGCGCCAATTGGCAAGGACCCTGGAAGAACTGCAAATCAGCTGTTTGCAAACTCCGGATCAACACAAGGAGCAGCTTTTCAGCATTCTATGTCCTTTCCTGAACAAAATGCAAGTCCTAGGCCTATATCTAATTTTGGTGAATCAAATTCAGGTGCATCAAGTATTGGAACATTGTCTGGTCCTCAATTTCTTTGGGGAAGTCCAACTCCTTACTCTGAGCATTCAAACACTTCATGGTCTTCATCTTCTGTGGGGCTTCCATTTACTTCTGGAATCCAAAGGCAGGGTTTTCCATATACTAGTCATCGAAGTCCTTTTCTTGGCTCCCATTCCCATCATCACGTTGGATCTGCTCCATCAGGCCTTCCACTTGATAGGCATTTTAGCTATTTTCCCGAGTCACCAGAAGCTTCTCTCATGAGCCCTGTTGCGTTTgggaatttaaataaaagtgaagGAAATTTTATGATGAACATGGGTGGTCATGCCTCCATAGGAGCTGGTCTACCAGGAAATACTGCTGAAATTAGTTCTCCTAATTTCAGAATGATGTCGCTGCCTAGGCCTGGTTCCCTGTTTCATGGGAATAGTTCGTATACTGGACAAGGAGCAACTAACATTGATGGATTAGCCGGACGTGGACAAAGTAGACGACCTGAAAATGCTGGGAACCAAATGGACAGTAAGAAATTGTACCAGCTTGATCTAGACAAAATTCTCAGTGGTGAAGATGCAAGAACTACTTTAATGATTAAAAACATTCCTAACAA GTATACCTCAAAGATGCTGCTTGCTGCAATTGATGAGAGTCACCGGGGTACTTATGACTTTCTGTACTTGCCAATTGACTTTAAG AATAAGTGTAATGTGGGTTATGCTTTTATCAACATGGTGTCTCCTTCACACATCATCCCCTTCTATAAG GCCTTCAATGGGAAAAAGTGGGAGAAGTTCAACAGTGAAAAGGTTGCTTCACTGGCATATGCACGGATACAAGGAAAAGCTGCACTTGTGATGCATTTCCAGAATTCAAGCTTAATGAATGAGGACAAACGATGCCGGCCAATTCTCTTTCATTCAGAGGGCCAGGATACTAGTGACCAG